One genomic region from Jilunia laotingensis encodes:
- a CDS encoding nucleotide exchange factor GrpE, with translation MNPKEKAKEKEVKAKATENLKEEKESKENPVEETAPLAEENELEKQLEEANATIEDQKDKYLRLSAEFDNYRKRTMKEKAELILNGGEKSLSSILPVVDDLERALQTMEKATDVAAVKEGVELIYNKFIAVLNQNGVKIIETKDQALDTDYHEAIAVVPAPSEKQKGKILDCVQTGYTLNDKVLRHAKVVVGE, from the coding sequence ATGAATCCGAAAGAAAAAGCTAAAGAAAAAGAGGTAAAAGCTAAAGCAACAGAGAACTTGAAAGAGGAAAAAGAATCGAAAGAAAACCCTGTTGAAGAAACAGCGCCCCTTGCTGAAGAGAATGAACTCGAAAAACAATTGGAAGAAGCCAATGCAACCATCGAAGATCAGAAGGATAAATATCTTCGTTTGTCGGCCGAATTTGACAACTATCGTAAACGTACGATGAAAGAAAAGGCCGAACTGATCCTGAATGGGGGTGAAAAGAGTTTAAGCAGTATCCTTCCCGTTGTTGATGATCTGGAACGCGCGCTTCAGACCATGGAGAAAGCTACGGACGTGGCTGCAGTGAAAGAAGGCGTTGAACTCATTTACAACAAATTCATTGCTGTATTGAACCAAAATGGCGTGAAAATAATCGAAACCAAAGATCAAGCTTTGGACACCGATTATCATGAAGCCATCGCAGTAGTCCCCGCTCCGTCAGAAAAACAAAAAGGAAAGATTCTGGACTGTGTTCAGACGGGTTACACACTGAACGATAAAGTACTGCGCCACGCCAAAGTGGTAGTTGGAGAATAA
- a CDS encoding acyltransferase encodes MSIHSLKESVKQNPKLKQCLHRFIMHPVKTRPNWWIRLFYFTYLKRGKGSVIYRSVRKDLPPFRKFSLGKYSVVEDFSCLNNAVGDLNIGDYTRIGLGNTIIGPVSIGNHVNLAQNVTVTGLNHNFEGVDKRIDQQGVSTRQVIIEDDVWVGANAVILPGVTLGRHSVVAAGSVVIRPVPPYTVCAGSPARIIKRYNPENNLWEKESK; translated from the coding sequence ATGAGTATCCATAGCCTTAAAGAGAGCGTCAAACAAAATCCCAAACTGAAACAATGCTTGCACCGCTTCATCATGCATCCGGTAAAGACACGTCCCAATTGGTGGATTCGTTTATTCTATTTCACTTACCTAAAACGAGGTAAAGGATCGGTTATATATCGCAGTGTACGAAAAGACCTTCCCCCCTTTCGTAAGTTTTCGTTGGGTAAATATTCAGTGGTTGAAGATTTTTCGTGCCTGAACAATGCGGTAGGTGATCTGAATATCGGGGATTATACCCGGATCGGGTTAGGAAATACGATCATCGGACCGGTAAGTATCGGCAATCATGTGAACCTGGCACAAAATGTGACGGTAACCGGACTCAACCACAACTTCGAAGGTGTAGATAAACGGATAGATCAACAGGGGGTAAGTACCCGGCAAGTGATCATCGAAGATGATGTATGGGTAGGTGCAAATGCTGTCATCCTGCCGGGAGTTACACTTGGTAGGCATAGCGTGGTGGCTGCCGGAAGCGTAGTTATCCGTCCGGTTCCTCCTTATACGGTCTGTGCCGGAAGCCCCGCACGAATCATAAAGCGTTATAATCCGGAGAATAATCTGTGGGAAAAAGAAAGCAAGTAA
- a CDS encoding RagB/SusD family nutrient uptake outer membrane protein, with protein MKRSAAYIIMWIALFIIQTSCDDFLREEPRDKIYEEEAFDNLSDLYLNTVATLYNNIGGCSDSQGLQGTGRGIYDLNTFTTDEAIMPTRGGDWYDGGFWQGLFLHRWGVNNDAIQATWEYLYKVILLSNKSLEKIELYKKTHGDFPELDAYRSEVRAFRALYYYHLLDLFGRVPLVLSSSMPMKEVVQRSRSELFKFVFRELQESAPLLNTSHSNLPGSYYGRITRPVAYFLLAKLVLNSEIYMDDDWTDMDFPEGKNIYFTVGGKSLNAWQTVEAYCDSVTQTGYRLEDDYTTNFAVFNEASIENIFVIPMNKNLYTNQMQYLFRSRHYNHAKAYGLGGENGSSATLEVLQTFAYGTDEVDPRFDMCYFAGVVYDLKGKIVRMDDGTVLEYLPWEVALDVSNTPYEKTAGARMKKYAIDETATKDGKLMENDIVLYRYADVLLMKCEAKVRNGEDGNAELHQVRSRVHAPYREATLENILAERQMELAWEGWRRQDLIRFGRFTHAYNSRPQLPGEENGYTTVFPIPDNIIRMNPALTQNPGYK; from the coding sequence ATGAAACGTTCGGCAGCATATATAATAATGTGGATTGCTCTTTTTATAATCCAAACTTCCTGTGATGACTTTCTTCGGGAGGAGCCACGGGATAAGATCTATGAAGAAGAAGCATTCGATAATCTTTCCGATCTTTACCTTAATACGGTGGCCACATTGTACAATAATATCGGTGGGTGTAGTGACAGTCAGGGATTGCAAGGTACGGGACGAGGCATTTATGATCTCAATACATTTACTACTGATGAGGCGATAATGCCTACCCGCGGTGGAGATTGGTATGACGGTGGATTTTGGCAAGGGCTTTTTCTCCACCGATGGGGTGTCAACAATGATGCCATACAGGCTACGTGGGAATATTTATATAAAGTGATTTTGCTTAGTAACAAGTCACTTGAAAAAATAGAGCTTTATAAAAAGACTCATGGTGATTTTCCGGAATTGGATGCTTACCGTTCGGAGGTGCGTGCTTTCAGGGCGCTCTATTATTATCATCTTCTTGATCTTTTTGGCCGTGTGCCGTTGGTGCTTTCGTCTTCGATGCCCATGAAGGAGGTCGTACAACGGTCACGATCGGAATTATTCAAATTTGTGTTTCGTGAATTGCAAGAATCTGCCCCCCTCTTGAATACTTCTCATAGCAACCTGCCCGGTAGTTATTATGGTCGCATTACACGCCCGGTCGCCTATTTCTTGCTGGCAAAGCTGGTGTTGAATAGTGAAATTTATATGGATGATGATTGGACGGACATGGACTTTCCGGAAGGTAAAAATATTTATTTTACCGTTGGAGGTAAGTCATTGAACGCTTGGCAAACCGTTGAAGCTTATTGTGATTCCGTTACCCAAACCGGATACCGTTTGGAAGACGATTACACAACAAATTTTGCTGTATTCAATGAAGCTTCTATTGAAAATATATTCGTGATACCTATGAATAAGAATCTGTATACCAACCAGATGCAGTACCTGTTCCGTTCCCGTCATTACAACCATGCCAAGGCTTACGGATTGGGAGGAGAAAACGGTTCGAGTGCGACTCTTGAGGTACTTCAGACATTTGCTTACGGTACGGATGAGGTAGATCCGCGTTTTGATATGTGTTATTTCGCAGGAGTCGTTTACGATCTGAAAGGAAAAATTGTAAGAATGGATGATGGTACGGTATTGGAATATCTTCCCTGGGAAGTTGCTCTTGACGTGTCGAATACTCCCTATGAAAAGACGGCAGGTGCGCGTATGAAGAAATATGCCATTGATGAGACAGCCACCAAAGATGGTAAATTGATGGAAAATGATATTGTTCTCTATCGATATGCCGATGTTTTGCTGATGAAGTGTGAAGCAAAAGTGAGAAATGGTGAAGATGGTAATGCTGAATTACATCAAGTTCGTTCCCGTGTTCATGCCCCTTACCGGGAAGCTACCTTGGAAAACATTTTGGCGGAACGACAAATGGAACTTGCTTGGGAAGGATGGCGGAGACAAGACCTAATCCGGTTCGGACGTTTCACCCACGCTTATAATAGCCGTCCTCAACTTCCGGGTGAAGAGAATGGTTATACGACTGTTTTTCCTATCCCGGATAATATAATACGCATGAATCCGGCTTTAACTCAGAATCCTGGATATAAATGA
- a CDS encoding GlsB/YeaQ/YmgE family stress response membrane protein produces MNFIWYILIGIVAGYVAGKIIRGGGFGLLVNLVLGIIGGVLGGWVFSLFGLAATGIIGSLITSVVGAVLFLWIASLFSRP; encoded by the coding sequence ATGAATTTTATCTGGTATATTCTGATAGGTATAGTAGCCGGTTACGTAGCCGGCAAGATAATAAGAGGCGGTGGCTTTGGGCTGCTTGTGAATCTTGTATTGGGAATCATCGGTGGAGTGTTGGGCGGTTGGGTATTCTCTCTGTTCGGCCTTGCTGCCACGGGTATTATCGGAAGTTTGATTACTTCTGTAGTAGGAGCCGTTCTCTTTTTATGGATTGCTTCCTTGTTCAGCCGACCTTGA
- a CDS encoding SusC/RagA family TonB-linked outer membrane protein, translated as MKRHQTIRLRVFLLFFFSVFFLSDISSQELVLAPLDSLITVGYATGKTKNVSGSVEKITELQMNRDQINNPLDAIRGRVPGLTIQRGSNGPAALDAVRLRGTTSLTSGNDPLIIVDGVFGDLNMLTSIYPTDIESFTILKDASETAQYGSRGASGVIEVTTKKGVSGKTRVSYNGSFGITSVYKNLEMLSAETFRKVAGERGISILDQGNNTDFQKEIEQTGFQQNHHVAFYGGSDASNYRISLGYVDRQGVILNEDMKNFTSNMNMTQKVFGDFIRCDLGMFGSIQKNHNLFDLQKTFYSAATFNPTFPNHKNLITNSWDQITNASQITNPLAWMEVKDQDAASHISTHAKFTFNLFEGLKLVMFGSYTYNIVENSQYLPTAVWAHGQAYKGTKKMESLLGNLMLTYHRNWKKHFFDVLTLAELQKETYTGYYTTVTNFSTDKFGFDNLQAGALRPWEGTNSYFEEPHLVSFMGRFNYTYADRYILTVNARADASSKFGNNHKWGFFPSVSAAWAVNEEKFMKQITWIDNLKFRVGYGLAGNQNGIDSYTTLGLVRPNGVVPVGNSATVTLGDMQNTNPNLKWEVKHTFNAGVDFGMFGNRLLLSANYYNSRTTDMLYLYNVSVPPFIFNTLLANIGSMRNSGTEIAVGVTPLKTRDMELNINVNMTFQRNKLLSLSGDYDGERISAPQYKSLAGLDGAGFHGGYNHIVYQIVGQPLGVFYLPHCTGLISDGEGGYTYAIADLNGGGVSLEDGEDRAVAGQAVPKTLLGSNISFRYKRLDVSLQINGAFGHKIYNGTSLTYMNMNIFPDYNVMKEAPQRNIKDQTATDYWLEKGDYINFDYLTIGWNVPVEKWSKYIQSLRLAFTINNLATISGYSGLSAMINSSTVNSTLGVDDKRGYPLARVYTLGLSINF; from the coding sequence ATGAAACGACACCAGACGATTCGGTTAAGAGTTTTTCTCTTATTTTTCTTCTCAGTTTTTTTCCTGTCGGATATTTCTTCTCAGGAGCTTGTTCTTGCCCCTTTAGACTCTTTGATTACTGTTGGATATGCAACGGGGAAAACAAAGAACGTGTCGGGATCTGTAGAAAAGATTACCGAATTACAGATGAACCGGGATCAGATAAACAATCCATTGGATGCTATTCGTGGACGTGTACCCGGACTTACCATTCAGCGTGGTTCAAATGGACCGGCCGCACTGGATGCGGTACGTCTTCGAGGGACAACGTCATTGACCAGTGGAAACGATCCGCTCATCATTGTTGACGGAGTATTTGGGGATTTGAATATGCTTACTTCCATTTATCCCACGGATATCGAAAGTTTCACTATTCTGAAAGATGCTTCTGAAACTGCACAGTATGGTTCCCGTGGAGCATCCGGAGTGATTGAAGTTACTACCAAGAAGGGCGTGAGTGGAAAGACAAGAGTCAGTTATAACGGTAGTTTCGGTATAACTTCGGTATATAAAAACTTGGAGATGCTCTCCGCTGAGACTTTTCGTAAAGTTGCCGGTGAACGGGGAATATCCATTCTCGACCAAGGTAACAACACCGATTTTCAAAAGGAAATAGAACAAACCGGTTTTCAGCAAAATCATCATGTTGCATTCTACGGTGGTTCCGATGCTTCAAACTATCGTATTTCTTTGGGGTATGTAGATCGCCAAGGGGTAATCCTAAATGAAGATATGAAGAACTTCACCTCCAACATGAATATGACTCAGAAAGTTTTCGGTGATTTTATTCGTTGTGATCTCGGCATGTTCGGTTCCATACAGAAGAATCATAATCTTTTCGATCTTCAAAAAACATTCTATTCGGCTGCCACATTTAATCCCACTTTCCCGAATCATAAGAATTTGATAACCAATTCTTGGGATCAGATTACGAATGCCAGCCAGATTACTAATCCGTTGGCATGGATGGAGGTGAAAGATCAGGATGCAGCTTCTCATATCAGTACCCATGCGAAATTTACTTTCAATTTATTCGAAGGGCTTAAATTGGTCATGTTCGGTTCCTATACTTATAATATCGTGGAGAACTCCCAATATTTACCAACTGCTGTTTGGGCACATGGTCAGGCATATAAGGGCACGAAGAAGATGGAATCTCTGCTGGGAAACCTAATGTTGACTTATCACAGAAATTGGAAGAAACACTTTTTTGATGTGCTGACTCTTGCCGAACTTCAGAAGGAAACATATACCGGATATTATACTACGGTAACGAATTTCAGTACTGACAAATTTGGGTTTGATAATCTTCAAGCCGGTGCTTTGCGACCGTGGGAAGGTACAAATTCTTATTTTGAAGAACCACATCTTGTCTCTTTTATGGGACGTTTCAATTACACCTATGCCGATCGTTACATTCTTACTGTAAATGCCCGTGCGGATGCTTCTTCCAAATTCGGTAACAATCATAAATGGGGATTCTTTCCCTCCGTATCTGCTGCTTGGGCAGTAAATGAAGAAAAATTTATGAAACAAATTACCTGGATCGATAATCTGAAGTTCCGTGTGGGGTACGGACTGGCGGGCAACCAGAATGGAATAGATTCTTATACGACACTGGGGCTGGTTCGTCCCAATGGAGTGGTTCCGGTCGGAAATTCAGCTACTGTTACTCTGGGAGATATGCAAAATACGAACCCAAATTTAAAGTGGGAAGTTAAACATACGTTTAATGCCGGTGTAGACTTTGGAATGTTTGGAAACCGGTTATTACTTTCCGCCAATTATTATAATTCCCGGACAACGGATATGCTTTATCTTTATAATGTCAGCGTACCACCGTTTATATTCAATACTCTATTGGCAAATATCGGTTCAATGCGTAACAGCGGTACGGAAATAGCCGTTGGAGTTACGCCATTAAAAACACGGGATATGGAGTTGAATATCAATGTGAATATGACTTTCCAACGGAATAAATTATTATCATTAAGTGGTGATTATGATGGAGAAAGGATTTCCGCTCCCCAATATAAAAGTCTGGCAGGACTTGATGGAGCCGGATTCCACGGTGGATATAATCACATTGTTTATCAGATAGTCGGTCAACCTTTAGGAGTTTTCTATTTACCGCATTGTACCGGATTGATCTCTGACGGTGAAGGTGGTTATACTTATGCTATTGCAGATCTGAATGGGGGAGGAGTGAGCCTTGAAGATGGTGAAGACCGCGCTGTAGCGGGACAGGCAGTACCAAAAACATTGTTGGGTTCGAATATCAGTTTCCGGTATAAACGTTTGGATGTTTCTCTTCAAATTAATGGGGCTTTCGGACATAAGATTTATAATGGGACTTCGCTGACTTATATGAATATGAATATTTTTCCTGACTATAATGTGATGAAAGAAGCTCCGCAACGGAATATAAAAGATCAGACTGCCACTGACTACTGGCTTGAAAAGGGCGATTATATTAATTTCGATTACCTTACTATCGGGTGGAATGTGCCGGTGGAAAAATGGAGTAAATATATTCAGTCTTTACGTCTCGCTTTTACTATCAACAATTTGGCAACCATCAGCGGCTATTCCGGTTTATCGGCTATGATCAACAGTTCTACTGTGAATTCTACGTTGGGTGTCGATGATAAACGGGGATATCCTTTGGCACGTGTTTATACCCTCGGCCTTAGTATTAACTTCTAA
- a CDS encoding sugar transferase, with translation MLHLIYIGRYEKAIDHLSKMCKEGFYSVPTCTKAIKIIDKTREKYDIILLYEQSNLQKDIVDILYLKKKYPGIYMVLVMDTFSEEERLEYLKAGINNTLPFEASQASIDNLINFVKARKQQKINDLQKKGENIQSFKLPLWKRCFDILFSGCALICLSPILLFTAIAIRSESKGTIIYKSKRVGSNYKIFDFLKFRSMYTDADKHLKDFDNLNQYKMVDDDSEDIWGEALGIDDDESQTILISDDFVISEETYINKKSQEKQNAFVKLENDPRITHVGRIIRKYSIDELPQLINILKGDMSIVGNRPLPLYEAELLTSDEHIDRFMGPAGLTGLWQVEKRGDSGKMSAEERKQLDIKYAKTFSFWLDMKIILKTVTAFIQKENV, from the coding sequence ATGTTACACCTTATATATATCGGAAGATATGAGAAAGCCATTGACCACCTGTCAAAGATGTGTAAAGAGGGTTTTTATTCAGTACCAACTTGTACGAAGGCTATAAAAATCATAGACAAGACACGGGAGAAATATGATATTATCCTGCTATACGAACAATCAAACCTTCAGAAAGACATTGTTGATATTCTATATTTGAAAAAGAAATATCCCGGAATATACATGGTTTTAGTCATGGATACCTTCAGTGAGGAAGAGAGACTTGAATATCTGAAAGCCGGAATCAACAATACCTTACCATTCGAAGCATCTCAGGCATCCATTGACAATCTAATTAATTTCGTAAAAGCAAGAAAACAACAAAAGATCAATGATCTCCAAAAGAAAGGAGAAAACATCCAATCTTTCAAATTGCCTCTATGGAAAAGATGTTTCGACATTCTTTTCTCCGGATGTGCATTGATTTGCCTGTCACCAATCTTACTATTTACTGCCATAGCAATAAGGAGTGAAAGTAAAGGAACCATTATTTATAAATCAAAACGGGTAGGCAGCAACTATAAGATCTTCGATTTCCTGAAATTCCGTTCGATGTATACCGATGCAGACAAACATCTGAAAGATTTCGATAATCTGAATCAATACAAGATGGTTGATGATGACAGTGAGGACATCTGGGGGGAAGCATTGGGAATAGACGATGACGAGAGCCAAACCATCCTGATCTCCGATGATTTTGTCATATCGGAAGAAACCTATATCAATAAGAAATCCCAAGAAAAACAAAATGCATTCGTCAAACTGGAAAATGATCCGCGTATCACACACGTAGGACGGATCATACGTAAATATAGTATCGACGAATTGCCCCAACTCATAAACATCCTGAAAGGTGACATGTCGATAGTAGGCAACCGCCCGTTGCCACTTTACGAAGCCGAGCTGTTAACTAGTGATGAACACATCGACCGTTTTATGGGACCGGCTGGATTAACAGGCCTTTGGCAAGTAGAAAAAAGAGGAGATTCGGGAAAAATGTCCGCGGAGGAAAGAAAGCAACTGGATATAAAGTATGCAAAAACATTTTCTTTCTGGCTCGATATGAAAATCATCCTGAAAACAGTTACTGCATTTATTCAAAAGGAGAATGTATAA
- a CDS encoding RNA polymerase sigma factor — translation MINQEKIQELVGKCQKDDMEAFALLVSEFQPMIYRVAFRLLCDEDEAKDMVQETFVKIWLGLNSYNGGSRFSTWIYKIACNTCYDRLRSIRHAPLDNETDYVGSMDIPSAENIEISFSNRQLKELIMQYTNDLSAQQRLVFMLRDVEELDMAEVQVITGLSPEKIKNTLYLARKNIRNTMNKIDPDL, via the coding sequence ATGATAAATCAGGAGAAAATACAGGAACTGGTTGGCAAATGCCAAAAGGACGACATGGAGGCATTCGCATTGCTGGTCTCCGAATTCCAACCGATGATATACAGGGTGGCTTTCCGCTTGCTTTGCGATGAAGATGAAGCAAAGGATATGGTACAGGAAACCTTTGTTAAAATATGGTTAGGATTGAATTCCTATAATGGTGGGAGCCGTTTTTCTACCTGGATTTACAAAATAGCTTGCAATACATGCTATGATCGTTTACGGTCTATTCGTCACGCTCCTTTGGACAATGAAACTGATTATGTCGGCTCCATGGATATTCCATCTGCAGAAAATATAGAAATATCTTTTTCGAACAGGCAACTAAAAGAGTTGATCATGCAATATACCAATGATTTGTCGGCTCAACAAAGACTGGTTTTTATGTTGAGGGACGTGGAAGAACTGGACATGGCAGAAGTGCAGGTTATCACCGGACTATCGCCTGAAAAAATAAAGAATACACTCTATCTTGCGCGTAAGAATATACGTAATACAATGAATAAAATAGATCCCGACTTATGA
- a CDS encoding response regulator — protein MNRKKILLIDDKITIGKVAAIYLSKDYDFVYKENPIQAIAWLCEGNIPDLIISDIRMPEMRGDEFLLYMKSNELFKSIPIVMLSSEESTTERIRLLEEGAEDYILKPFNPLELKVRIKKIIG, from the coding sequence ATGAATAGAAAAAAGATATTACTCATCGATGATAAAATAACAATTGGTAAAGTAGCAGCCATTTACCTGAGTAAAGATTATGACTTCGTTTACAAAGAAAATCCTATCCAAGCCATTGCGTGGCTATGTGAAGGTAACATACCCGATCTTATCATTTCAGATATACGTATGCCGGAGATGAGGGGCGACGAGTTCCTGTTGTATATGAAGAGTAACGAGTTATTCAAATCTATCCCCATCGTAATGTTATCCAGTGAAGAAAGTACGACAGAAAGAATCAGATTATTGGAAGAAGGAGCTGAAGATTATATTTTAAAACCTTTCAATCCGCTTGAACTGAAAGTCCGTATCAAAAAAATCATCGGTTAA
- the dnaJ gene encoding molecular chaperone DnaJ, giving the protein MEKRDYYEVLEVTKTATAEEIKKAYRKKAIQYHPDKNPGDKMAEEKFKEAAEAYDVLSNPDKRARYDQFGHAGMGGAAGNGGPFGGFGGSMSMDDIFSMFGDIFGGRGGGGFGGGFGGFSGFGGGGGQQQRRYRGSDLRVKVKLNLKEISTGVEKKFKLKKYVSCTHCHGTGAEGDGGSETCPTCKGSGSVIRNQQTILGTMQTRTTCPTCNGEGKIIKNKCKECGGDGIVYGEEVVTVKIPAGVAEGMQLSMSGKGNAGKHNGVPGDLLILVEEESHPELIRDENDLIYNLLLSFPAAALGGAVEIPTIDGKVKVKIDSGTQPGKVLRLRGKGLPNVNGYGTGDLLVNVSVYVPEALNKEEKNILEKLDGSDNFKPNTSIKDKIFKKFKSFFD; this is encoded by the coding sequence ATGGAAAAGAGAGACTACTATGAAGTGCTGGAGGTGACAAAGACCGCAACAGCAGAAGAAATAAAGAAAGCATACCGAAAAAAAGCCATCCAATATCACCCGGATAAGAATCCGGGTGATAAAATGGCAGAAGAAAAATTTAAGGAAGCAGCCGAAGCTTACGATGTACTGAGCAACCCGGACAAGCGTGCCCGGTATGATCAGTTCGGCCATGCCGGTATGGGAGGAGCAGCCGGAAACGGTGGTCCGTTCGGAGGATTTGGCGGAAGTATGTCCATGGATGACATATTCTCCATGTTCGGTGACATCTTCGGTGGCCGCGGAGGCGGTGGTTTCGGAGGTGGTTTTGGCGGTTTCAGCGGATTCGGTGGAGGCGGTGGCCAACAACAAAGACGTTACCGGGGTTCCGATCTCCGGGTAAAAGTGAAATTAAACTTGAAGGAAATCTCCACAGGCGTAGAAAAGAAATTCAAACTGAAGAAATATGTATCGTGTACACATTGTCACGGTACGGGTGCCGAAGGAGACGGTGGATCGGAAACTTGTCCTACCTGTAAAGGAAGCGGGTCGGTCATTCGTAACCAACAAACCATATTAGGTACGATGCAGACACGTACCACCTGTCCGACCTGTAACGGTGAGGGAAAAATCATAAAGAATAAATGCAAAGAATGTGGTGGTGACGGGATAGTATACGGTGAAGAAGTGGTAACGGTAAAAATTCCGGCCGGTGTAGCCGAGGGTATGCAACTCTCCATGAGTGGCAAAGGTAATGCAGGAAAACACAATGGCGTTCCCGGTGACCTTTTGATCCTTGTGGAAGAAGAGTCACATCCCGAACTGATCCGTGACGAAAACGATTTGATATACAATCTGCTCCTCAGCTTCCCTGCGGCTGCCTTGGGCGGTGCGGTAGAAATACCTACCATTGATGGTAAAGTTAAAGTTAAGATTGACTCAGGAACTCAGCCGGGCAAAGTCCTTCGCTTGCGAGGCAAAGGACTGCCGAATGTCAATGGATACGGAACCGGAGATTTATTAGTAAATGTCAGTGTATACGTTCCGGAAGCATTGAATAAAGAAGAGAAGAATATTCTTGAAAAGTTGGATGGTTCTGACAATTTTAAGCCAAACACATCGATCAAAGATAAAATATTCAAGAAATTCAAAAGTTTCTTTGACTAA
- a CDS encoding ABC-F family ATP-binding cassette domain-containing protein, with protein MITVSNVSVQFGKRVLFNDVNLKFTSGNCYGIIGANGAGKSTFLRTIYGDLDPTTGTITLGPGERLSVLSQDHFKWDAFTVMDTVMMGHTVLWDIMKQREELYAKTDFTDEDGLKVSELEEKFAELDGWNAESDAAALLSGLGIKEDKHYTLMGELSGKEKVRVMLAQALYGNPDNLLLDEPTNDLDMETVAWLEEYLSNFEHTVLVVSHDRHFLDSVCTHTVDIDYGKINLFAGNYSFWYESSQLALRQQQNQKAKAEEKKKELEEFIRRFSANVAKSKQTTSRKKMLEKLNVEEIKPSSRKYPGIIFTPEREPGNQILEVSGLSKKTDEGVVLFNDVNFNVEKGDKVVFLSRNPRAMTAFFEIINGNLKPDAGHFNWGVTITTAYLPLDNTEFFNSDLNLVDWLSQFGEGNEVYMKGFLGRMLFSGEEVLKKVSVLSGGEKMRCMIARMQLRNANCLILDTPTNHLDLESIQAFNNNLKSYKGNILFSSHDHEFIQTVANRVIELTPNGIIDKMMEYDEYITSDHIKELRARMYND; from the coding sequence ATGATTACAGTTTCGAACGTTTCGGTACAGTTTGGCAAAAGAGTATTATTCAATGATGTAAATCTGAAATTTACAAGTGGAAATTGTTACGGTATCATTGGTGCCAACGGTGCGGGGAAGTCTACTTTCCTTCGAACCATCTACGGTGACCTTGATCCGACCACCGGAACCATTACTTTAGGACCTGGCGAACGTCTTTCAGTCTTGAGTCAGGATCACTTTAAATGGGATGCATTCACTGTGATGGATACAGTGATGATGGGGCATACGGTATTGTGGGATATTATGAAGCAGCGTGAGGAGTTGTATGCCAAGACTGACTTTACGGATGAAGACGGCTTGAAGGTTTCCGAACTGGAGGAAAAGTTTGCCGAGCTGGACGGATGGAATGCAGAAAGTGATGCAGCGGCTCTGTTGAGCGGACTGGGTATCAAAGAAGATAAACATTATACATTGATGGGTGAATTGAGTGGTAAGGAGAAAGTACGTGTGATGTTGGCACAAGCTCTCTACGGTAATCCGGACAATCTTTTGCTGGACGAACCTACCAATGACCTGGATATGGAAACGGTTGCTTGGCTGGAAGAATATCTTTCGAATTTTGAGCATACCGTACTGGTTGTCAGCCATGACCGTCACTTCCTCGATTCGGTATGTACACATACGGTCGATATAGATTATGGAAAGATAAATCTCTTTGCCGGTAATTATAGTTTCTGGTATGAATCAAGTCAGTTGGCTCTTCGCCAGCAGCAGAACCAGAAGGCTAAGGCTGAAGAAAAGAAGAAAGAACTGGAAGAGTTTATCCGCCGCTTCAGTGCCAATGTAGCTAAGAGCAAGCAAACCACCAGCCGTAAAAAGATGCTGGAAAAGCTGAACGTGGAAGAGATCAAGCCTTCTTCACGTAAATATCCGGGTATTATTTTTACTCCCGAACGTGAACCGGGTAATCAGATATTGGAAGTGTCCGGCCTGTCCAAGAAGACGGATGAGGGTGTGGTGCTGTTCAATGATGTGAATTTCAATGTGGAGAAAGGGGACAAAGTGGTATTCCTTTCACGAAATCCGCGTGCAATGACTGCCTTCTTTGAAATCATTAATGGTAATTTGAAACCGGATGCGGGACATTTCAATTGGGGAGTGACCATCACTACGGCTTATCTACCGTTAGATAATACTGAATTCTTTAATTCGGATCTGAACCTTGTCGATTGGCTGAGTCAGTTTGGTGAAGGTAACGAAGTATATATGAAAGGATTCTTGGGGCGTATGCTTTTCTCCGGTGAAGAGGTTTTGAAGAAGGTAAGTGTGCTTTCCGGAGGTGAAAAGATGCGTTGCATGATTGCCCGTATGCAGCTTCGTAATGCGAACTGTTTGATTCTGGATACACCGACCAATCACCTTGACTTGGAATCTATTCAGGCATTTAACAATAATCTGAAATCGTATAAAGGAAATATCCTGTTCTCGTCTCATGACCATGAATTTATACAGACCGTAGCAAATCGTGTGATTGAGTTGACACCGAATGGTATCATTGATAAAATGATGGAATATGATGAGTATATCACTTCCGATCATATTAAAGAATTGCGCGCCAGAATGTACAACGATTGA